A window of Rufibacter sp. LB8 contains these coding sequences:
- the mnmD gene encoding tRNA (5-methylaminomethyl-2-thiouridine)(34)-methyltransferase MnmD: MHVEVRQTKDGSSTLFVPELNEHYHSVHGALQESQHVFIKMGLQATLERLPAVRLLEVGFGTGLNALLTLQHSLATGATVQYDTLEKYPLSAEVVDKLEFEKFILNPELLDFFQPLHAAPWEQPVPITPNFTLQKLEIDLEAFAPAPESYDLIYFDAFAPEKQPHLWTDAIFQKLYDALAPGGRLVTYCAKGSFKRSLKAAGFTVEALPGPPGKREMTRGVK; this comes from the coding sequence ATGCATGTAGAGGTTAGACAGACGAAGGATGGGTCTTCCACCCTTTTTGTGCCGGAATTGAATGAGCATTACCACTCGGTGCACGGGGCGTTGCAGGAATCACAGCACGTGTTCATCAAGATGGGGTTGCAGGCCACGCTGGAGCGTCTGCCGGCCGTACGTCTGCTGGAAGTAGGGTTTGGCACTGGCCTTAACGCGTTGCTAACCTTGCAGCATTCGCTGGCCACTGGCGCCACTGTGCAGTATGACACCCTGGAGAAATATCCGCTTTCAGCGGAAGTGGTGGACAAATTGGAGTTTGAGAAATTCATCCTGAACCCAGAACTGCTGGACTTTTTCCAACCGTTGCACGCCGCGCCCTGGGAACAGCCTGTGCCCATTACGCCAAACTTCACGCTGCAAAAGCTGGAAATTGATTTAGAGGCCTTCGCGCCCGCGCCGGAAAGCTATGATTTGATTTACTTTGACGCCTTCGCGCCAGAGAAACAACCCCACCTCTGGACAGACGCCATTTTCCAGAAACTCTATGATGCCCTGGCTCCCGGCGGCAGGCTGGTGACCTACTGCGCCAAAGGCAGTTTCAAGCGCAGCCTCAAAGCCGCCGGTTTCACGGTTGAGGCGCTGCCCGGCCCACCCGGCAAACGCGAGATGACCCGCGGGGTGAAATAA
- a CDS encoding DPP IV N-terminal domain-containing protein yields the protein MKTFYFLGVLLLSSLGLHAQQGQPAKANYQLASRFSPKKLEKLIFTTSLDPHWLKKTDQFWYQYETSNGKNWYIVDPATKSKRAIFDLDQVAAAITLIVKDPFDAQHLPIENLKFTEDEKSVMFEVKSSVDVVKKDRLDKKAADSLEKKTHYFQYNLANRQVIELTDYNKPKTKPRWAAISPDQQVILFAKNYNLYWMDKVNYEKALKNEKDSTIVENQLTKDGIENYSYGGDANGENNVEKEKNKNNRKPAFVLWSPDSKTFLITRTDARKVKDLWVIHNTAAGRPALETYKYQMPGEKEAPIREFVLFNFPAKTQRKITAAAFKDQEISVWGAPAKQSSRDDEFRPSLWHGTANQIYFTRTSRDLKKIDVCVLDVNNGTVKPIIEERFNTYVEVARVGLVNNGSELIHWSERDGWGHFYLYDGNGKLKNQITKGAFHCEDLVAIDEKARVLYFSANGREAKEDPYYLHLYRVNFDGSGLKLLNPGDFDHQSSMSDSRRFFVNNASRVNTVPVSALYDNNGKKVMDLEKADLSRLMTTGYKFPEPFKVKADDGITDLYGVMYKPFDFDSTKKYPIIQYIYPGPQTEAVNKAFGRSMDRMDRLAQMGFIVVTVGNRGGHPARSKWYHTFGYGNLRDYGLADKKATVEQLADRHKFIDADRVGITGHSGGGFMSTAAMLVYPDFFKVAVSGAGNHENNIYNRWWSEKHHGVKEVITAKGDTTYQYSIDKNPDLAKNLKGRLLLTHGDIDNNVHPANSIRMADALIRANKRFDLVLMPGQRHGYGDMTEYSFWLTADYFSKYLLGDFSQTVDITEMNRDLEQNNKRPAGRRATPEQED from the coding sequence ATGAAAACCTTTTATTTCCTGGGCGTGCTGCTGCTCAGCAGCTTGGGCCTACACGCCCAGCAAGGGCAACCCGCCAAGGCCAATTACCAGTTGGCTTCCCGCTTCTCGCCTAAAAAACTGGAGAAGCTCATTTTCACCACCAGCCTAGACCCACACTGGCTCAAGAAAACCGACCAGTTCTGGTACCAGTATGAGACCTCCAACGGCAAGAACTGGTACATTGTAGACCCGGCCACCAAGAGCAAACGCGCCATTTTTGACCTGGACCAGGTGGCCGCCGCCATCACGCTTATTGTGAAGGACCCGTTTGACGCGCAGCACCTGCCCATTGAAAACCTCAAGTTCACCGAAGACGAAAAAAGCGTGATGTTTGAGGTGAAAAGCTCTGTGGATGTGGTGAAGAAAGACCGCCTGGACAAAAAAGCCGCCGACTCACTGGAGAAGAAAACCCACTACTTCCAGTATAATCTGGCCAACCGCCAAGTCATAGAGCTCACAGACTACAACAAACCGAAGACCAAGCCCCGGTGGGCCGCTATCTCCCCGGACCAGCAGGTAATCTTGTTCGCCAAGAACTACAACCTGTATTGGATGGACAAGGTTAACTATGAGAAAGCCCTCAAAAATGAGAAGGACTCCACCATTGTAGAAAACCAGCTTACCAAAGACGGCATAGAAAACTATAGCTACGGCGGCGATGCCAACGGTGAGAACAATGTAGAGAAAGAGAAAAACAAGAATAACCGCAAACCCGCCTTCGTGCTGTGGTCACCAGATTCTAAGACGTTTCTGATCACCCGCACCGATGCCCGCAAGGTGAAAGACCTGTGGGTAATTCATAACACCGCTGCCGGCAGACCTGCCCTGGAAACCTACAAATACCAGATGCCCGGCGAAAAGGAAGCGCCTATCAGAGAGTTTGTGCTGTTCAACTTCCCGGCCAAAACCCAGCGTAAAATCACCGCCGCCGCCTTCAAAGACCAGGAAATTTCTGTGTGGGGCGCGCCCGCCAAGCAAAGTTCCAGAGATGATGAATTCCGCCCTAGCTTATGGCACGGCACCGCCAACCAAATCTATTTCACCCGCACCAGCCGTGACCTGAAGAAGATTGACGTCTGCGTGCTGGATGTGAACAACGGCACCGTGAAACCCATCATTGAGGAACGCTTCAACACGTATGTAGAAGTAGCCCGCGTGGGCCTGGTAAACAACGGCAGCGAGTTGATTCATTGGTCGGAGCGTGACGGCTGGGGCCATTTCTACCTGTATGACGGCAACGGCAAACTCAAAAACCAGATCACCAAAGGCGCTTTCCACTGTGAAGACCTGGTGGCCATTGACGAGAAAGCCCGCGTGCTCTACTTCTCGGCCAACGGCCGCGAAGCCAAGGAAGACCCGTATTACCTGCACTTGTACCGCGTGAATTTTGACGGATCTGGCCTGAAATTGTTGAACCCCGGCGATTTTGACCACCAAAGCAGCATGAGTGACAGCCGAAGATTCTTCGTGAACAATGCTTCGCGCGTGAATACCGTGCCGGTTTCTGCCTTATATGACAACAACGGCAAGAAAGTGATGGACCTGGAGAAAGCCGATTTGTCACGCTTGATGACCACGGGCTACAAATTCCCGGAGCCGTTCAAAGTAAAAGCTGATGATGGCATCACCGATCTGTACGGTGTCATGTACAAGCCCTTCGATTTTGACTCTACCAAGAAATACCCCATCATTCAGTACATCTACCCAGGTCCGCAGACCGAGGCCGTGAACAAAGCCTTCGGCCGCAGCATGGACCGCATGGACCGTCTGGCGCAGATGGGCTTTATAGTAGTGACCGTGGGGAACCGCGGCGGTCACCCCGCCCGGAGCAAATGGTACCACACCTTCGGGTACGGCAACCTGCGTGACTACGGCCTGGCAGATAAGAAAGCTACCGTGGAACAATTGGCAGACCGCCACAAATTCATTGACGCCGACCGCGTGGGCATTACCGGTCACTCCGGTGGTGGTTTCATGTCAACGGCGGCCATGTTGGTCTACCCAGATTTCTTTAAAGTAGCCGTGTCTGGCGCGGGTAACCATGAAAACAACATCTATAACCGCTGGTGGTCTGAGAAACACCACGGCGTGAAAGAAGTGATCACGGCCAAAGGCGATACCACCTACCAGTACAGCATTGACAAGAACCCAGACCTGGCTAAAAACCTGAAAGGCCGCTTATTGCTGACCCACGGCGATATTGACAACAACGTGCACCCGGCCAACTCCATCAGAATGGCCGATGCCCTGATCAGAGCCAACAAGCGCTTTGATTTGGTGCTCATGCCCGGCCAGCGCCACGGCTACGGTGACATGACGGAGTACTCGTTCTGGTTAACCGCCGACTATTTCTCCAAGTACCTGCTCGGCGATTTCTCCCAAACCGTAGATATCACTGAGATGAACCGAGACCTGGAGCAGAACAACAAACGCCCCGCCGGCCGCAGAGCCACGCCAGAACAGGAAGATTAA
- a CDS encoding SRPBCC domain-containing protein: MKEFKKYYILPATPEEVYIALTNPITLEIWTGDAAQMSTEPGSEFSLWDDNIVGKNLEFEENKKLVQHWYFEGEPEDSIVTIKLHPHKHGTSMEVKQTNIPDEAYEDMVAGWDESYVGSLVSFFEEQ, encoded by the coding sequence ATGAAAGAATTCAAGAAATATTACATTCTTCCGGCCACGCCGGAGGAAGTCTATATTGCCCTCACCAACCCCATCACCCTGGAAATCTGGACCGGTGACGCCGCGCAGATGTCCACGGAGCCCGGCTCTGAGTTTTCGCTCTGGGATGACAACATTGTGGGCAAGAACCTGGAGTTTGAGGAAAACAAAAAGCTGGTGCAGCACTGGTACTTTGAAGGCGAGCCCGAAGATTCCATTGTCACCATCAAACTGCACCCGCACAAGCACGGCACGTCTATGGAAGTAAAACAGACCAACATCCCAGATGAGGCCTATGAAGACATGGTGGCCGGTTGGGACGAAAGCTACGTCGGTTCCCTGGTTTCGTTTTTTGAGGAGCAGTAG
- a CDS encoding SusD/RagB family nutrient-binding outer membrane lipoprotein → MKKIFIVMVACLSLVGSCTEFDDDLNITPNSPANASGMQLLANAMLSLPGLSSSPQGEFMAQFLAETQYPTASLYPSGGTSFYGLYQGPLMNIETALTSKDLNAVQGPVANQLAVAKILKAYYFWHITDRWGDVPYSEALKGNTEFTPKYDTQESIYNSLFILLKEANDQIVPGAVTNDIIYAGDMTKWKKLGNTIRLLMALRISKVNPNKGNTEFNAALADGVMTANADNFVFKHLADANNQNYWFGEVSRGREWWALTKTLVDYMKPVSDPRLPVYGQPTKSTREYIGLPFGTTAGMPNVSNYSLLGTAISAQNAPVYLVTYAQVLFARAEAAKLGWITGGDAEAKTNYDNAIRNSVAQWTVTPAGVTPVVTAADALAAANTLLAQPGVTYDPARAMEQIGTQRWIHLFMHGYEAWAEWRRTGYPNNLIPSGGNNVPTRQMYPSNEVFLNAENYTAAAKGGDTMYGKVWWDVD, encoded by the coding sequence ATGAAGAAGATATTTATAGTAATGGTGGCATGCCTCTCCTTGGTGGGGAGTTGCACAGAGTTTGACGATGATCTGAACATAACGCCAAACTCACCTGCCAATGCCTCAGGCATGCAATTGCTGGCCAACGCCATGCTGTCCTTGCCTGGTTTAAGCTCATCGCCGCAAGGCGAATTCATGGCCCAGTTCCTGGCCGAGACCCAGTACCCAACGGCCTCTTTGTACCCTTCCGGGGGAACCAGCTTCTATGGTCTGTACCAGGGGCCTTTGATGAACATTGAAACCGCCCTTACCTCCAAGGACCTCAACGCCGTGCAAGGCCCGGTGGCCAACCAGTTGGCGGTGGCCAAGATCCTGAAGGCGTATTACTTCTGGCACATCACAGACCGTTGGGGAGATGTACCGTACTCAGAGGCGCTGAAAGGCAATACCGAGTTCACCCCTAAGTATGACACCCAGGAGTCTATCTACAACAGCCTGTTTATATTGCTGAAAGAAGCCAATGACCAGATTGTGCCCGGAGCCGTGACCAATGACATCATTTATGCCGGTGACATGACCAAGTGGAAAAAGCTGGGCAACACCATCAGGTTGTTAATGGCGCTTCGTATTTCTAAGGTGAACCCAAACAAAGGCAACACTGAGTTTAACGCGGCTTTGGCAGATGGCGTAATGACCGCCAACGCCGATAACTTTGTCTTCAAGCACCTGGCAGATGCCAACAACCAGAACTACTGGTTTGGTGAAGTGAGCAGAGGCCGTGAGTGGTGGGCGTTGACCAAGACCCTGGTTGATTACATGAAACCGGTTTCTGACCCAAGATTGCCGGTGTATGGCCAGCCAACCAAATCTACCAGAGAGTATATTGGTCTGCCGTTTGGTACCACGGCGGGCATGCCTAACGTGAGCAACTACTCACTGTTGGGAACGGCCATTTCCGCGCAGAACGCACCGGTGTATTTGGTGACGTATGCGCAGGTGTTGTTCGCCAGAGCAGAAGCCGCCAAATTAGGCTGGATCACCGGTGGTGACGCAGAAGCCAAAACCAATTATGACAACGCCATCCGGAACTCAGTGGCCCAATGGACCGTCACCCCGGCCGGTGTAACGCCTGTGGTGACCGCTGCTGACGCCTTGGCTGCCGCCAACACGTTGCTGGCCCAACCAGGCGTGACCTATGACCCTGCCAGAGCCATGGAGCAGATTGGCACCCAGCGTTGGATCCACCTTTTCATGCACGGGTATGAGGCCTGGGCTGAGTGGAGAAGAACCGGGTACCCCAACAACCTTATTCCTTCCGGCGGAAACAACGTTCCTACCAGACAGATGTACCCCTCTAATGAAGTATTCCTGAACGCGGAAAATTACACCGCTGCTGCCAAAGGTGGTGACACCATGTACGGCAAAGTATGGTGGGATGTAGATTAG
- a CDS encoding SusC/RagA family TonB-linked outer membrane protein produces the protein MKKTLLILLTLLSSLSIAYAQQREVSGRVTASDDGTGLPGVSVVVKGTTLGTSTDANGEFRLRVPDEAAVLVVSYLGYITRELPVAGQSTFTVALTPDSKQLNEVVVTALGIQRSERSLGYSTQEVRGDNLTLTKEQNVLGSLAGKVAGVQVVGSSGASMGGTQKLSIRGVNSVNGATPPLIVVDGTPISNANFAGDAGADFGNLGQDINPEDIESVNVLKGPAASALYGLRGQYGVIMITTKKGAKGAKKVTVQLNSAFSIEKAGNFLPLQNLYGGGSKQTWNVLPNGQKVVQLDVDESWGPKMDGTPARQFYSFFPQDPDFGKETPFVAHPDNIRDYYETGTNLNNGLTITGGGENTNFRLSFNDTRIEGVEPNTWLRRNNVGVSAGIDVSKKLNFSANVNIATNSAQRPSQGSELGSRYTTQWFQRNVDMKRLKNYKYDDGTILQWNIRAVPLTGTSAGVVSNFKGLYWNNPYFEAYENPVTDSRDRMFGDVGLTYTVLPALKLSGFVRGDLFTQNIESRIGAGGQEPLPAFSTGKYQGKQMNYEFLAQYDKEWGALSLNANVGANLFTDHYTYLSMSTVGGLSVPGFYNIGASVDRPSTTSFLRRKEVRSVYGMVSLGYNDTYFLDASIRNDISSALPKDNNSYFYPSVSGSFVFSELLDWSPLSFGKVRVSYAQAGSDLSPYQTTAFYSTGTVYNTGTSNVNTLSVPDNLNNPLLKPAFAHSYEAGIDLKFLQNRLGVDLTFYQQKNKNQVLPLTVSGASGYGSTTINAGLIQNKGIELTLTGSPIKKDNISWDMTFNISRNINEVVELAEGSQVLPYDNTTYSSTTSYINSYVGQAFGVLVGQSYQRDAATGKILMNGSGIPLFTDATYNFGSVLPDYTGGLQNTVRLWKFDVSAMIDYQIGGQFFSRTKMLAMRTGQDAETVAMNDRGKNVRDPVAEGGGVRVDGVYGPNTVINGVNVSGQSATVYVNPQTYYGTVARRIYDDWLYDASYVKLREVRLGYTLEKSVLGKLPFERVGLAFIARNVAQLWQDAPKGLDPSELSAGSQGISWYESGQLTTVRSYGVNLNITF, from the coding sequence ATGAAAAAAACATTACTCATTTTATTGACGCTTCTATCCTCGTTGAGCATTGCGTATGCCCAGCAGCGGGAGGTGAGCGGCAGGGTAACCGCCTCAGATGACGGTACCGGGTTGCCGGGCGTGAGCGTGGTAGTGAAAGGAACCACCTTGGGAACTTCCACAGACGCCAACGGTGAATTCAGACTGCGCGTGCCAGATGAAGCCGCCGTGCTGGTGGTGAGTTACCTGGGCTATATTACCCGCGAACTGCCGGTGGCCGGGCAATCTACCTTTACCGTGGCCCTTACCCCAGACAGCAAACAGCTGAACGAAGTAGTGGTGACCGCCCTGGGCATTCAGCGCAGCGAGCGCTCTCTGGGTTACTCCACCCAAGAGGTGAGAGGCGATAACCTTACCCTTACCAAAGAGCAGAACGTATTGGGTTCCTTGGCTGGTAAAGTAGCCGGGGTGCAGGTGGTGGGCTCTTCTGGGGCCAGCATGGGCGGTACCCAAAAGTTATCTATCAGAGGCGTTAACTCTGTGAACGGGGCTACCCCTCCGTTGATTGTGGTTGATGGAACCCCTATTTCTAATGCCAACTTCGCCGGTGACGCCGGGGCTGACTTCGGTAACCTGGGCCAGGACATCAACCCAGAAGATATTGAGTCTGTGAACGTTTTGAAAGGACCGGCGGCTTCTGCGCTGTACGGTTTGAGAGGGCAATACGGGGTGATCATGATCACTACTAAGAAAGGCGCGAAAGGTGCCAAAAAAGTAACCGTACAACTGAACTCAGCCTTCTCCATTGAAAAAGCCGGTAACTTCCTGCCCTTGCAGAACCTATACGGCGGTGGCTCCAAGCAAACCTGGAACGTGTTGCCCAACGGTCAGAAAGTGGTGCAGTTAGACGTAGATGAAAGCTGGGGCCCTAAAATGGATGGAACACCCGCGCGCCAGTTCTACAGCTTCTTCCCACAAGACCCTGACTTTGGCAAGGAGACGCCTTTTGTGGCGCACCCAGACAACATCAGAGACTATTATGAGACCGGTACCAACCTGAACAACGGCTTGACCATTACCGGCGGCGGCGAGAACACCAACTTCCGGTTAAGCTTCAATGACACCAGAATTGAAGGTGTGGAGCCCAACACCTGGTTAAGAAGAAACAACGTGGGCGTGAGCGCCGGCATTGACGTGAGCAAAAAGCTGAACTTCTCTGCCAACGTGAACATTGCCACCAACAGCGCCCAACGCCCAAGCCAGGGCTCAGAGTTGGGTTCGCGCTACACCACCCAGTGGTTCCAGCGCAACGTGGACATGAAGCGCCTGAAAAATTACAAATATGATGACGGTACCATTCTGCAGTGGAACATTAGAGCCGTTCCGTTGACAGGTACCAGCGCCGGGGTAGTTTCTAACTTCAAAGGCCTGTACTGGAATAACCCATATTTTGAGGCCTATGAGAACCCTGTGACTGACAGCAGAGACCGTATGTTTGGAGATGTAGGTCTGACCTACACCGTGTTGCCAGCCTTGAAACTGAGCGGCTTTGTACGCGGCGACTTGTTCACCCAAAACATTGAGTCACGCATTGGGGCCGGCGGGCAAGAGCCTTTGCCAGCGTTCTCTACCGGTAAATACCAGGGTAAGCAGATGAACTATGAGTTCCTGGCGCAGTATGACAAAGAGTGGGGTGCCCTCTCTTTGAACGCCAACGTGGGTGCTAACTTGTTCACAGACCATTACACCTACTTGAGCATGTCAACGGTGGGTGGCCTTTCTGTACCGGGCTTCTACAACATTGGCGCCTCCGTTGACAGACCATCTACTACCTCTTTTCTGCGCAGAAAAGAAGTGCGCAGTGTGTACGGTATGGTTTCTTTGGGGTACAATGACACCTATTTCTTAGATGCGTCTATCAGAAATGACATTTCTTCTGCCCTGCCAAAAGACAACAACTCTTATTTCTACCCTTCTGTTTCAGGTTCATTTGTATTTAGTGAACTGTTAGACTGGAGCCCGCTTTCATTTGGTAAAGTACGTGTGAGTTATGCCCAGGCCGGTTCTGACTTAAGTCCTTATCAAACTACTGCCTTCTACAGCACAGGTACGGTTTATAATACGGGTACTTCAAACGTAAATACCCTGTCAGTGCCAGACAACCTGAACAACCCGCTCTTGAAGCCAGCTTTCGCGCACTCCTATGAGGCCGGTATTGACTTGAAGTTCTTGCAAAACCGTTTGGGGGTTGACCTGACATTTTATCAGCAGAAGAATAAAAACCAGGTGTTGCCTCTGACAGTTTCAGGCGCTAGTGGCTACGGTTCAACTACCATCAATGCCGGTCTGATCCAGAACAAAGGGATTGAACTTACCTTGACCGGTTCCCCTATCAAAAAGGATAATATTTCATGGGACATGACGTTCAACATTTCCAGAAATATTAACGAAGTGGTGGAACTGGCTGAAGGAAGCCAGGTGCTCCCGTATGACAATACTACCTATTCCTCTACTACCAGTTACATTAACTCTTATGTAGGGCAGGCCTTTGGCGTTTTGGTAGGGCAGTCATATCAGCGTGATGCCGCTACCGGTAAAATTTTGATGAATGGCTCTGGTATTCCGTTGTTCACAGATGCAACTTATAACTTTGGGAGCGTGTTGCCAGATTACACCGGCGGTTTACAGAACACCGTGAGACTCTGGAAGTTTGACGTATCTGCCATGATTGACTACCAGATTGGCGGTCAGTTCTTTAGCCGCACTAAAATGCTGGCCATGAGAACCGGACAAGACGCAGAGACGGTGGCCATGAATGACCGCGGTAAGAACGTACGGGACCCTGTTGCCGAAGGCGGTGGCGTTAGAGTAGACGGCGTGTACGGACCCAACACCGTCATTAACGGGGTGAACGTGAGCGGCCAGTCTGCCACTGTGTATGTGAACCCACAAACCTATTACGGCACCGTGGCCAGACGTATTTATGATGACTGGTTGTATGATGCCTCTTACGTGAAACTGAGAGAAGTACGTTTGGGCTACACCTTAGAGAAATCTGTGCTGGGCAAACTGCCGTTTGAGCGTGTTGGTCTGGCCTTTATTGCCCGCAACGTGGCGCAACTGTGGCAAGATGCCCCCAAAGGCTTAGATCCGTCAGAACTGTCTGCTGGTAGCCAGGGCATTAGCTGGTATGAGTCTGGCCAGTTGACCACGGTTAGATCCTATGGGGTAAACCTTAACATCACCTTTTAA
- a CDS encoding 5-formyltetrahydrofolate cyclo-ligase: MALKAYLRKEYLARRKRLSAEELAQQSQQIADLFFAHYAPTQGGSVHTFLPIKKHHELDTWLIVRKLWAEFPQTQVVVPVANPVDFSMTHFHLNPDTGLQENRWGIPEPVNSLPVPESEMTTVLVPLLCFDQQGHRVGYGKGFYDRFLALIPASSQKIGLSLTPPVDVIDDAEASDFTLDAVITPEKIYTFS, from the coding sequence ATGGCATTGAAGGCATACCTGCGGAAAGAGTACCTGGCCCGGCGCAAACGCCTGTCGGCAGAAGAACTCGCACAGCAAAGCCAACAGATCGCTGACCTATTCTTCGCGCACTATGCTCCAACCCAGGGCGGGTCGGTACACACATTTCTGCCCATCAAGAAGCACCATGAACTAGACACGTGGCTCATTGTACGAAAACTTTGGGCCGAATTTCCGCAGACGCAGGTGGTGGTGCCGGTTGCCAACCCGGTTGATTTCTCCATGACCCATTTCCACCTGAACCCAGACACCGGGCTGCAGGAGAACCGGTGGGGCATTCCGGAGCCGGTGAATTCACTGCCCGTGCCGGAGTCTGAGATGACCACTGTGCTGGTGCCATTGCTTTGTTTCGACCAGCAAGGCCACCGCGTGGGCTACGGCAAAGGGTTTTATGACCGTTTCCTGGCGCTAATTCCGGCCTCCAGCCAGAAAATAGGCCTTTCATTAACGCCCCCGGTAGACGTGATTGATGACGCCGAAGCCAGTGATTTCACCTTAGACGCGGTGATTACGCCAGAGAAAATCTACACTTTTTCCTGA
- the bshC gene encoding bacillithiol biosynthesis cysteine-adding enzyme BshC yields MKVSCIDYSATGAFSSLVLDYLNQDARLQPFYAAFPEIPAFKQLMQQRNFPAAQRQVLVEELQRQYQGLETSAAVQENISALAGEQTFTITTGHQLNLFTGPLYFIYKIVTAITSARELQKAYPAQKFVPVYWMATEDHDFAEVNHFNLFGKKYEWEQEAGGAVGRLSTDGLNELLDAMPEHYPLFEEAYTESATLAQATRRIVNGLFGEYGVVCLDGDSVALKQAFAPVVEKELTQQLSYKAVTQTNAALEPHYKPQVMVRELNLFYLDENLRERIVLENGHYKVLNSGMVFTQAEMLEQVHAHPERFSPNVVLRPLYQELVLPNLAYIGGGAEVAYWFQLKGMFEAFDVPYPAVMLRNSAMYVTKPNAQRLEKLGLTVPEIFKDLSELKKRLAELLNQEEINLAAQREAVEAAFRQVEELAQTIDPTLVKAVGAEGQKAQNSFQMLEKKLNKAIESKNDTAYNQLANLKEKLFPTGVLQERVDNLLTYQTNNPQFIQALVDAFEPFAFTFTVLEEE; encoded by the coding sequence ATGAAAGTTTCCTGTATTGACTATAGCGCCACCGGTGCCTTCTCTTCGCTTGTGCTGGACTATCTGAACCAAGATGCCAGGCTCCAGCCGTTCTACGCCGCTTTTCCTGAGATTCCTGCCTTTAAGCAACTAATGCAGCAGCGCAACTTCCCGGCGGCGCAGCGGCAGGTCTTGGTAGAGGAACTGCAACGCCAATACCAAGGGTTGGAAACAAGCGCCGCGGTGCAGGAGAATATTTCGGCCTTGGCCGGAGAGCAAACGTTTACCATCACCACCGGTCATCAACTCAACTTGTTCACCGGTCCGCTGTACTTTATTTACAAGATTGTCACGGCCATCACCTCTGCCCGCGAACTGCAGAAAGCGTACCCTGCGCAGAAATTTGTGCCCGTGTATTGGATGGCCACCGAGGACCATGACTTTGCCGAGGTGAACCATTTCAACCTGTTCGGGAAGAAGTACGAATGGGAGCAAGAAGCCGGCGGCGCTGTGGGTAGATTGTCCACCGATGGCCTGAACGAGCTCCTGGATGCCATGCCCGAGCACTATCCGCTGTTTGAGGAAGCCTACACCGAGAGCGCTACCCTGGCCCAGGCCACCCGGCGCATTGTGAACGGATTGTTCGGCGAATATGGCGTGGTCTGCCTGGACGGCGACAGCGTGGCCTTAAAGCAAGCCTTCGCGCCTGTGGTGGAAAAGGAACTGACCCAGCAGCTGAGCTACAAAGCCGTTACCCAGACCAATGCCGCGCTGGAGCCCCACTACAAACCGCAGGTGATGGTGCGCGAGCTCAACCTGTTCTACCTGGACGAAAACCTGCGCGAACGCATTGTGCTGGAAAACGGTCACTACAAAGTGCTCAACAGCGGCATGGTGTTCACGCAAGCAGAAATGCTGGAGCAGGTGCATGCGCACCCAGAGCGTTTCAGCCCCAACGTGGTGCTGCGCCCGCTGTATCAGGAACTGGTGTTGCCCAACCTGGCCTACATTGGCGGCGGCGCCGAAGTGGCCTATTGGTTTCAGTTGAAAGGCATGTTTGAGGCGTTTGACGTGCCGTATCCGGCGGTGATGCTGCGCAACTCGGCCATGTACGTGACCAAACCCAACGCGCAGCGCCTGGAGAAACTGGGTCTCACCGTGCCGGAAATCTTCAAAGACCTGTCCGAGCTCAAAAAGCGCCTGGCTGAGTTATTAAATCAAGAGGAAATAAACCTTGCCGCGCAGCGCGAAGCCGTGGAAGCCGCTTTCAGACAAGTAGAGGAACTGGCCCAAACCATTGACCCTACCCTGGTGAAAGCCGTGGGTGCCGAAGGCCAGAAAGCGCAGAACAGTTTCCAGATGTTGGAGAAGAAGCTCAACAAGGCCATTGAAAGCAAGAATGACACGGCCTACAATCAACTGGCCAACCTCAAGGAAAAGCTATTCCCCACGGGCGTGTTGCAAGAGCGCGTAGACAACCTGCTTACCTACCAGACCAACAACCCTCAGTTTATCCAAGCCTTGGTAGACGCGTTTGAACCGTTCGCGTTTACGTTTACTGTACTGGAGGAGGAATAG